The Drosophila yakuba strain Tai18E2 chromosome X, Prin_Dyak_Tai18E2_2.1, whole genome shotgun sequence DNA segment GTAGTCTGGATGATGATTACTATGCGCAGGCGGGCAGCGGCGGGGAACGAGCTTCGCGACCCATTAGTCCCATTAGAATGCCAGTTGCTGGTGTGGATTGTGTGGATGTCAGCAGCTCGTCGCCGCCCGGTGGAAGTGCACGCACCACGTTGACCCAACGCCTGCAGAGGGGCTACAAGAGTCTCAGCGAACTGAGGATCAAGCACATCTTTGCCAAGCAGACGACGGTGCGCAGGGACAACATCGAGGTGGATCGCTATGTGGAGCAGTATGAGCGGGAATTGAAATCGGAGAAACTGGCCAGGGAGCGCAGGGATCGCGAGATAGCCGAGAACTATGACATCAAGATCAAGACCTTGGCGGGCACACGGCAGAACACcttcgacgacgacgatgTGGAGCACGAGCAGTTCGAGCGGGGCAAGATGAGCCACGAGACGGATGAGAGCGGCATGGAGGCGACACCACCATTACCAAGTCGCCGCAAACCCGGCATAGCTGCCACCAGATTCGCCAAGGTCAGAAAGCCACCACTGGAaatggaggagcagcagcaggcagtGGGCGATGTGGAGGAATCTCCGCGTGCTAAtccaccacaaccaccacgTCCCAGTAGCTATAAGCAATTGCTCAACAAGTTGCCCCATCTGCCCAGTCTGCCCAATCTGTCCCAGTTCTCCAGGAGCAAAGCGGAGACCACAAAGACAGCGGAAAATGCTGACGCAAATaatgccagcagcagcaagctgAGCATAAGGCAGAACATCAAGAGACTTAGGAAGTCCATCAAACGACCGAGCAGGGTTAAGTCCAAGGCCGCAGCTCCAGACTCCGATGACGAGGATCAGGTGGAGGAGGCCGCGCCGGAGAAGACCAAAGATGGAGCAGCCAGAAGCTCCACTGCAAATCTGCGCGCTCGTCTCAGTCGTTTCGCATCCacggagcagctgcagcagcgctGGCGTAAAAGCTTCCAGGGCGCCAAGGAACCCAAAGAGTTggaaacaaaagcagaagGTACTGGTGCTAATGGTGCTActggtgctgcagctgctggcgcAACGGGAGTGCTGGGCGGGCTGCTGGTGGGCAGCCAGCTGGAGAAGACGCTGGCCAAACTGAACGAGAAGGTGCACCAGCTCAAGTTTTTTCAGCGTAACGCCAGCAATCAAAACGCGACAAGGTGCCAGCAGCCGAAACCCAATACGGTGGGTCACGAACCGATCGAGATCGATGATGATGAGCTGGAGGCCACCTACCATCGCAGCGATAGCCTCGAGGATGAGAACGGGAACAACGATGACAGCGGCGAGGATATATCCGCTGAGGAGGCATTTGGCCAGATccaggaggaggacgaggaggatcACAGTCCGGCTCAGGCGAAGCGGAACAACGTATCCGTATCGGGAGTTGCGTCCGCCCACGCTGCTCGCCAGATGGCAAAGCTGGCTGAGATTCAGGCAGCGTCGAAGAGCGGAGCGGCTGCCTGGAGCAGCGAATCGCTGGAGGAGATCGCCGACGAGGATTACCCCAGGGTGCTCATCCATCAGGATCACTCCGATGCCTACGAATCCACGCTGATCATAGCGGTGGCCTCGAAGGGCAGCTCCTTGTCCCCGGGCATCCGCAGTTCCGGACTTAAAAGTTCTTCAGCAGCTGGTGCAAAAACCTCGCCCCATCCGGAGATCAGAATTTCAACATCGGGACCACAACGCTTGTCCTACTCTCCGGGCAATCCCAGTGCCCCTCCAGACTCAGTGACCAAGAGATCTCCATCGCCGGAATTTAAAACTCCTGCTGGTGGCTCCAAAATCGCGCCATCGGAGGCCAGTGCTTGGCTGCCCAACGAGCAGATCATCGCCGGCTTCAAGGAGCAGACATCATGGCCAGCTCCAGCTTTGTACAAGCCCAAGAGCATCGATATATTCGAGGCGTCGGCCGGAGGATCAGCGGCCTTTGCCGATTTCGATGAGGCTTTGAGAAATGCACCCGTTTTGAGGATCAGTGCTGGTAGTAGCATCGATACCAGTGGCGAGGAGGCGGACGACAGTAGTTCCCGGGTCACAAGGATACGGGTGCAGAGTCCACAGATCGGGAACAGCAGGGAGAGCCTGATGGCgcaggaggaggacgacgaaGAGGCGGACCGAGATtcggaggaggagcaggcgcaaaaggaggaggaggaggaggaggaggatggggAGAGAGATGCCTCGGAGCGTCCGCCATCGGAAtcaccgccaccgccgccactTCCACAGCGACGTCCGCCTCAGAAACGCCCTGCCACGCCTCCCATTTACGATGCagtgccgccgccgctgcccgTCACCAgaccaccgccgcctccgccgGTCGAAGCCATTCCATTGGTGGCGCCATCACTACCCTCCCCCGCTCCCATCAGCCGGGGTATCCCGCAGCGAAGCGCCTCCATGTCGAGACCGGCCAAGCCGCTGGTCAAGACCAGTTCGCTGCGCCTCACCTACAACGAGCAAGTGCGTCCTGGCGATGTGGGCAAGGTCAATAAGCTGATATCCCGCTTCGAGGGCGGTCGACCACGCCTCTGCCCACGGCGGATGCACAGCGAGGAGTACGAGCGCAGTGCCCAGGTCGAGGATGAGGAACCGGAGATGGAGCAAATCCTCGAGCTGCATATAAGCGAAAGACGAGTCATCGACTCGGTGACACCCACAAATCGTGCTGTGGTCATACCCCAAATCACTGTCAATAACAACAATGAGCGGCCATCGGATGAAGCGGATCCAACCGAGCGGCAGGCGATCGCAGGAGACAgcaagaggaggaggaagcaATCCATGGAACTGGCTCTGGATCGACAGAACTCCAATTGCAGCAGATCCGAGTACGGCTCGCCACTCTCCTTCCCCAGCAGCCGGCGCAGCTCCACGCCCACCAACCTCAACGCCAAtccgaatcccaatcccaatcccaatgcGAATTCGAATCCCAGTACCAttaccaatcccaatcccaatacCAACCAGAATCCGACGCTAATCCTGCAGCATCAACGCCGTAGCCGACGATCCATGACCCGCGATGATGACAACTTCTATAGCTTCGATAGCGACGAAGGTGAGCCATCTCACAGATGTGTTTCTACAACATTATCCTTTAACCTTATCCTTATGTATTTATCCTTTTTCAGAGAACAGCTACTACTCCATAAGTCCCTCGGGCAGCAGTCGCTATGTGGTGGAGATCTGAGCGACTAGGATGCATAATGCATAGAGCTTAAGGATCTGCGAACTTTAGTGCTTCTAACACAAATATAGACCAAAAACAACACAGACGTATCAACGTTCTTACGTATTAAAACCTTActtaaaatcaattcaaaataattgtaatgttttttttttttttatagtttcaAAATCGTAGTTGCAGCAAAGAAATTTGAAAACTAATTTACCATGCTAACAATATGTATTCCAATcaacataaacattttttttctagCTTAAGCTTTTGTTTAATAGAAAGTACAACTTGTATaactttaaagaaaataaacaagcgACATAAGTATCGTGCAGAAAAAAGCAGAtagttatttaaaaagtttaagttATTCCATTCAAAAGTTAATTCCATTTGGCAGCAGATAGAAACCAGCacgttttgtatttttcgggGTTGGAGGAAGTTGATTAATAGCGCTAAAATGCATCGGGGAGTGGAAAAGTCTGATATATGTAGGTGCCAGCTGACGCCCGAATTCACCaccatgtatatatataagccatgtatgtacatactaGGTAGGTAATATACCATATATAGGATATAGCATATAGGTAGGGGTGGTTGCGGCGATCCTTAAACCGGAATTAACTTCCCCTATCGACTCGAATCGCTGACTGAgcgcattttaattgataatttatgctaattaattaatttggtAAGGTCCGTGATGAGGGTGAAAGTGAATGGATGGATGCAGATGCAGAGGCACACTATAATTTTGGAACGCAACATATGGCGGCTATAAGGATAACATTTGTTAACTGCGAAGGATCACGTTTAAAACACTCTCAACATCTGCTGCCTAGTTAGTACTTTCTATAAAATTATTAACGATTGTCACCTTTTAAATGCAACTTGCATATCGAATCTATCGCAGGATTTTCTTAACTTCGCTCCAAAAAATGCAGCCTGCCATTTCacgttttgtttggctttttgacTCGGATTTTCAGTGGCCTTGGCCCTTTGAATCGACTGCAATGCGGTGCCAAATAcgagtatagtatagtatgtgccatatacgagtatagtatagtatgtgccatatacgagtatagtatagtatgcATGTGACTTTCAAAACTAGACCCCACTTTTCCACCACCCCGATTTTCCTTTCATTCTCAGAGCTTAGTCACTTTGCTGATTCATTAGGCGGCTTAGCCTTGCCTTTTCCACTTCCAGTTTCCCTTGGCTCATCAGTGTGATCCGTGTGAGCGATTGAATGACTCTTGTGGGGTCATTTTGGGCCTTTAATCAGAGCAAATTAATAAGCCCACACACCATCCACACCATCCGCCCccttttgattaattaaacTCTGCTTGTGCTGACTAATTTCCACCGAGCtgtggaaaattcaattttttattgccatttatGCCGCAATGGTAGTAATGTAATTTCTCGCCCTCATGCCAACGCATTAAATGCCAATAAATTCGGTGAATTAAGAATGGGCATTGTGCTAC contains these protein-coding regions:
- the LOC6525297 gene encoding actin cytoskeleton-regulatory complex protein PAN1 codes for the protein MSHQQFQHHHHHHHHQHIHQVQSESQLEQRSSDLEPNRSRNTDRLGSSMDFRNLCQRIDVDSLKAKLPQLKLPKSLPKLRGRKIFRSSKSGSNAAGGTAEGGSLKDGPGGGAVQQSHLQVAAHSQQFINRTPQRISTISSLMYEGEQEEMRANLGRTQPGTYRSAGSLDDDYYAQAGSGGERASRPISPIRMPVAGVDCVDVSSSSPPGGSARTTLTQRLQRGYKSLSELRIKHIFAKQTTVRRDNIEVDRYVEQYERELKSEKLARERRDREIAENYDIKIKTLAGTRQNTFDDDDVEHEQFERGKMSHETDESGMEATPPLPSRRKPGIAATRFAKVRKPPLEMEEQQQAVGDVEESPRANPPQPPRPSSYKQLLNKLPHLPSLPNLSQFSRSKAETTKTAENADANNASSSKLSIRQNIKRLRKSIKRPSRVKSKAAAPDSDDEDQVEEAAPEKTKDGAARSSTANLRARLSRFASTEQLQQRWRKSFQGAKEPKELETKAEGTGANGATGAAAAGATGVLGGLLVGSQLEKTLAKLNEKVHQLKFFQRNASNQNATRCQQPKPNTVGHEPIEIDDDELEATYHRSDSLEDENGNNDDSGEDISAEEAFGQIQEEDEEDHSPAQAKRNNVSVSGVASAHAARQMAKLAEIQAASKSGAAAWSSESLEEIADEDYPRVLIHQDHSDAYESTLIIAVASKGSSLSPGIRSSGLKSSSAAGAKTSPHPEIRISTSGPQRLSYSPGNPSAPPDSVTKRSPSPEFKTPAGGSKIAPSEASAWLPNEQIIAGFKEQTSWPAPALYKPKSIDIFEASAGGSAAFADFDEALRNAPVLRISAGSSIDTSGEEADDSSSRVTRIRVQSPQIGNSRESLMAQEEDDEEADRDSEEEQAQKEEEEEEEDGERDASERPPSESPPPPPLPQRRPPQKRPATPPIYDAVPPPLPVTRPPPPPPVEAIPLVAPSLPSPAPISRGIPQRSASMSRPAKPLVKTSSLRLTYNEQVRPGDVGKVNKLISRFEGGRPRLCPRRMHSEEYERSAQVEDEEPEMEQILELHISERRVIDSVTPTNRAVVIPQITVNNNNERPSDEADPTERQAIAGDSKRRRKQSMELALDRQNSNCSRSEYGSPLSFPSSRRSSTPTNLNANPNPNPNPNANSNPSTITNPNPNTNQNPTLILQHQRRSRRSMTRDDDNFYSFDSDEENSYYSISPSGSSRYVVEI